One Solibacillus sp. R5-41 DNA segment encodes these proteins:
- a CDS encoding DUF779 domain-containing protein, with product MEKLIATQKALEVIELLKNKHGNLLFQQTAGCCDGTVPMCYQADGHYISSQNVLVGEIAGVPYYIDKIQYEYMKHMQTIVDAIEGQGASFSLESVEGFAFITHSKILKEKQ from the coding sequence ATGGAAAAATTAATCGCAACTCAAAAAGCGCTGGAAGTTATCGAATTACTAAAAAACAAGCACGGCAACCTCCTGTTCCAGCAAACAGCAGGCTGTTGTGATGGTACTGTTCCAATGTGCTATCAAGCAGATGGGCATTATATTAGTAGTCAAAATGTATTAGTCGGTGAAATCGCAGGTGTACCTTACTATATTGATAAAATACAATATGAGTATATGAAGCATATGCAAACCATTGTCGATGCAATCGAAGGACAGGGTGCTTCCTTTTCACTTGAAAGCGTTGAGGGATTTGCGTTTATTACGCATTCGAAGATACTTAAAGAGAAGCAATAA